Proteins found in one Candidatus Fusobacterium pullicola genomic segment:
- the tuf gene encoding elongation factor Tu (EF-Tu; promotes GTP-dependent binding of aminoacyl-tRNA to the A-site of ribosomes during protein biosynthesis; when the tRNA anticodon matches the mRNA codon, GTP hydrolysis results; the inactive EF-Tu-GDP leaves the ribosome and release of GDP is promoted by elongation factor Ts; many prokaryotes have two copies of the gene encoding EF-Tu) yields MAKEKFERSKPHVNIGTIGHVDHGKTTTTAAISKVLSDLGLAQ; encoded by the coding sequence ATGGCTAAAGAAAAATTCGAAAGAAGCAAACCGCACGTTAACATCGGAACAATCGGACACGTTGACCACGGAAAAACAACAACAACAGCAGCTATCTCTAAAGTATTATCAGATTTAGGACTAGCTCAAA